The proteins below come from a single Balaenoptera acutorostrata chromosome 2, mBalAcu1.1, whole genome shotgun sequence genomic window:
- the LOC130707204 gene encoding obscurin-like, with amino-acid sequence SLSPEPKVVFAKEQPARSEVQAVAGASATLSCEVAQAQTEVTWYKDGKKLSSSSKVRVEASGRGRRLVVQQAGKADAGEYSCEAGGQSVSFHLDVTGQSWRRILS; translated from the coding sequence tccctgtccccagagcccaAGGTGGTGTTTGCCAAGGAGCAGCCGGCACGCAGTGAAGTGCAGGCCGTGGCGGGGGCCAGTGCCACGCTGAGCTGCGAGGTGGCCCAGGCCCAGACGGAGGTGACGTGGTACAAGGACGGAAAGAAGCTGAGTTCGAGCTCGAAAGTGCGTGTGGAGGCCTCGGGCCGAGGGCGGCGGCTGGTGGTGCAGCAGGCGGGCAAGGCAGACGCCGGGGAGTACAGCTGCGAGGCCGGGGGCCAGAGTGTCTCCTTCCACCTGGATGTCACAGGTCAGTCCTGGAGGAGGATACTAAGCTAG